The genomic window TAATTTATTTGAACCTACATTATTGTAACTTAAATGGTACTTATGTATTGTGTGAACCTTTATAAAATCTACTATATTTCTAGAATATTATTGTGATCATAAAATTGTGTCAAAATTCTTTCCAAATTCAATTGAAATTCTATCCAAATTCAAGCAAAATTCTATCAAAATTTTGTCTAAATTCAGACAAGATTCTATCAAAATCAGACTACATGATCTGCATAAAACAAGTGAAAAATGACTCGTGATTCTAGGAAAACATCTTCTCCATTACATAGGACTTAGATGTCATTACAATACATGCTTCACTTGCTAATAAGCACTACCACGACTAAAAGAACTAGGACTGCAAATACTAAACACGGCACCACCAGCAGCTGCACTAGAACGATAAGCTTGTCCATCTCAAGATCCATCCTGTCAGCCACATAACTCAAACACAACCACACAGACACACAAGAGCTAACTCACACACACATTGGCTGACTAACACAAACATTAGTTGTTTACTTCCACATACAGGAAACCACAACACCAATCAGGACACCTACAAAGCCCAAAAAACAGAATAATCGATCACAATTTGCTTCGGCTTAGGCTTTGGCTCATGAATCGGCTCAGGAATCGGCTCTGCAGACTTTAACTCCAGTTTTCAAAGTTCAGCTACAACACTATCAAGTGTTTGCTTCAACTCTTGCAATTCTGCTTCCAATTTAGAGCAACAGTCTCCTAATGCCTCCTTCTTTGCCTTCAGTCGGTGTTCTTGTGCTTCCAACTTCACATTCTGCACCTCAGGGCGAATGTAACCACAGGTAGTTGAATCACCCTGCACTCAAAATGCATCAATCAGAGCAGCAGCAAGAGACACAGTGAGGTCATCAATGTCAAGAATCCTTACCTTGATGTTGTGCGGGCACTTGAGATACCACTCGCCCAAAGTCGCCGGCTGCCTGCTCTGGATCTAGATCAATGGAACATGGCGAAAGGGGCACTCACTACTGCCGCTACCCGTTGCGCTCGAGCCCGCCGAGGTTACCTTCATCGAGCTTCCAGTCCAGTTCCCGGCCTGGCGCGGATGAATCGGGGCGACGGGCGCGGCCTAACGTGGACGCGGCGGCAGATACGGCGGCGGCCTAGCGCGGACGGTCGGGGCGAGGACGCAGCAGTGGCGCGGATGGTCGGCGGCGGCTTGGCGCAGACGGTCTCGCGCGGACGCGTCGGGAGGGAGGTGGCTGGCTTCGGGGAAACGACCCAGGAGGTGGCTTGCCGTCGAccgtcggtggcggcggcggcggcggcagcggcagggaGCCGTTTTGGATTTCGAGGCTGAAAATGAACTGAGAAGAGGAGGAGCCGGCGGAGCCACGATTccgagcttctccggctctgcGCTACAGTACTGATACAGTGTCAGAGCCGGAGCCGGGAGAAGCCCCTCCAAACGGGCTCTTAGTGTGAGATTTGAAGCATCAGATTCTGTGGAACTGATCAGCTCCTATGATCGTTAAGGCTATGCTATTCACGAATGCACGGTGAAAATGAAAGACGCGACGCGAGAGATGTTTCTGAACTACAACGAATGCATTCCTAACTTGCCAAGACCAAGAACAACGCAAAACCAAGAATTACAGTGTTGTTCTCTCCCCGTTTCTGCAGTATCGGGCACAAGCTGTTCAGGGTAGCGTTTGGTTTGATCCGTGGCAACCCCTGGCTCCCCTCACCTCCTTGGACACCCTCTCCAGCATCGCCAAGAAGTCCCTGACGATGACGAAGATCCGGAGCGGGCTGGCCTCCTCCTTGCCGACGTCGCCGTGGTAGTACTCGGTGATGTCCCTAACGTGCGCCAGGACCCGGCGCTCGCCGTCCTCCAGCTCCCGGATCACCTCCTCGGCCTGGCTCACGAACGGGGCCATGAAGGCGACGAAGCGCTGGCCCTTCTCGTCGCCTGCCAGCTGGTCCGTCCCCACTAGCCTTGATCCGGGACAAGCCGTTCGAGAGGCTCGACACCGAGGTGGTGAGCACGTCCAGGTCGACGGTCGCCGTCTTCCTGACGTTGGTGAGCTCGGCGGCGAGCCCGGTCACGATGTCCGGCCCCTCCGCAGCGCGCGTCGGTGGTGGCTTCTGGGAGCGGACCATCTCCTGGACCACGAAGTGCAGCAGCGTGGTCTTCCCGTCGGTGCCCTTGACGTCGGCGAGCTTGAGCAGAGTGTCCAGCTTGAACGCCATGGCGCCGCCCCGCGTCGTCCCGACGTTCATCCGGTTCCCAGTCTTCAGCACGGCCTCCAGCAGCTTCAGGAACAGCTTGCTCGACATCAGCTCCCTGCACGCGTCCTTTCAGACGACAAGAACAACATTCACACGTGGGCGTTAGTATACGGTTACGAGTAGAATTGGTACAAACACCGGTCGTCGCTGGGAGCTCAAGGAGTCAGGATTGCCCACCTCGAGCATCGCGAACGACTTCCTGATGTGGCTGACTTCATCGGCGAAGGTCTCCCGGTACAGCATGGCCTCGACGCGCGCGAACGCGCACGGTATCGTGAGCGCCACCTTGAGGAGCCTTTCCGCCGCGACCAGGCTGCCGACGTCGCCGTCGTAGCTCTCGAGCTTCTCGACCTCTTCCTTGGTGGGCGCCATCTTGAACAGTGCCTCCAGCTGCTGCACCGACAGGCCGTTCCCTGAACCGACCCGACAAAACCATGTAAAAGACGATCGAGACAAAGATCAGCAAAGTTTTGTTTCGCGCAGTTCATTACTAGTTAAAATACCTTGCAGCAGCGCGGCGTAGATTTGGTCGGCGGTGGCGTTCACGGCTTTCATCAGGATGGTGATGTTCTGCAGCCTCTTGGGGTCCTAGGACATGGTGTCCGAGCGAGGGGCTCCGGCTCTGGCCTTCCTCGAGCTTCGCCGAGCACCTCGCGGCGGCGTTGTACCTGAACAGCGACTCGATCATCTGTTCGTCCAGTCTGCGAAGCGCCAACCAAGCAGCGGTTACGTTTCGAATTCGTTCGTGATCACAGTCACAGGGGCAGAGTGCGCGCGGCAAGCGAAGGCGATTCAAACTTACTCGAACGAGCTGGAGCGGATCCTGTCCCACACCATCCGCCGGTTGGGCGCGGCGCGCACCTTGTCCCAGTGCAGGGGCTTCAGCTTGGGCAGCGGCGCGCCGTTCTTGCCCACAGGCGCCGTCTGCCTGAACAGACCCGGCGGTGGTGCCTGCGGCGGCGGGAGGATGGGGCCATTGATCCTCTGAGCATTCTGTCGTTGTGGAATTAGCAGTGGaggtggcggaggcggcggcggtgggggaaCGGCCGGACCACCACAGCTCATCTGAACGTTCTGCTGCTGTTTAACCAtcaccggtggcggcggcggcggcggggtggcgggcggcggcgttggaggtggcgctgtttttCTACTTGCGGCATCTGCCTCTGCTCCTGCTTCTATTGCGTGGCACGCGCCGCCGCTCTGGAATTTCAGAGACCTGACGGAATGAGCGGTTCCCTGGAGCTCATGATCATTTAACGACTGCTCCGTCAACACGGACACCGACGTGCTCGACGGGGAGTGCGCGCGGCGGCCCCGCTCCCCACTGCTCGGCGTGCGCGGGCCCAGCGGCGAATACGGGCCCCACAGCCTTCGTCTTGTCCGAAGGCGTCGTCGGAGCAGAGCCCCGCCGCTTGGACCGGACGGAGGGCGACGGCGACACGCCGTCGGCCTGGCCGCCCTTCGCGAGCTCGGAGTAGGAGAAATGCGACGACTGGAAGCAGCACGAGTGGACCGActcggcgccgtcgtcgtcggagCAAGCTCCGCCGCCTTCCTCGTCATCGCGCCCTGGGCTCCTCGTCCTTCGTCCCGGCCATCTCCGGCGCCGCCTTTCCCCCGCCGTCGCGGCCAGCGTCGTCGAGGTACGGCTTGATGGCGTCCAGGTAGAACATGCCCGGGCCGGGCTCGAAGCTCACCTTGTTGGTGCCGCCGCTCTggtcgccgccgcctccgcgccTGCCCTGGAACTTCCTGCACGTCAGGAACACCACCAGGACGGCGAGGAGCACCAGCGCCGCCCCCGATAGCGCGGCCGTCGCGGCGACGACGACCAGCGGCATACTTTTCTTCTTGCTTCCGCGTTCGCCTCCCCCGTCGCGCggcgggctctgcctcggtgCCGTGGTGGCATTTCCTCCTCTCTTATGGTTGTGGGCGACTTCCCCGGGGACCGGCAGCCGCGCGTCCTTGTGGAGCAGAGGTAAGCGGGCACGCGCCGGAGCCGGGGCCGGAGAGATTCCATGGCCGTGACCGTGACGCTGTTTCTGCCTTCGGCCTAGGGTGTCAAGACCACGCAGCACTCTGAACCTCGAGTCGCCATTGTCAGTTCCCTTGGTCTTCCCGGCGCTGCCGGCGATCGAGAAAAGAAGAGCGGCGAGGCATGCGATCAAGAAGAGGCAGAGCAGGCGGCGTCTGGAGAGACTGGACATGGTTGCAGGCATCATCAGACCATTTCAAGGGGCCGTGGACGGAGTGGATCAATGGTGGGAAACCAGAGTGGAGTGCCGTTTGGTTTGGACTCGGGAAGAAAGCTGCGAAGGCTGTGAGCGTGAGAGACAATACAATCATACAGGCATtggcgacgcggcggcggcggcagcgagggCAGCCAAAGCTCGTGTAGCGAGCGTCAATGCTACTCCAAGGAAACTGACAATCGCTGAGCATAGTGGCAGGTGCGCGCGGCGCGGCAGTCTAGTGACGGACTGACGGCATTGTTGTGGCTTTTGTCTTGGATACTACAGTAATTGCTAAACTTCCGTTGAGAAAACTCTAGGGATCTTTTCCTGATATTTTCAGAACAAGATTAACAGATAGCTAGTACGGAATATTACCTTAGAATTTAGGAAATGATTGACAGCCTGACTGCCTGAGCATGCATCGTCGGTACTCCTACGGTCCTACACTCCTGCTACGGTACTACCAAAGTAGCTTCCAGTTAAGCATAAGTTCGGGTACTACTAAGGCCATGTTTTGATTGACTAAAATAAGTTGCTaactgccaaaaaaaaaaaaaatctagctcTGATCCAAACATCTCAGCTTATAAATGAGATTGTATCCCATTTTAAACTATTCGAACACCCAACTTATAAAAAATTGTTAGGTGCCCAGCTACTACGGCTCAGAAAAAATAGTTGATCCAAACGAGGTCTAACTATGATCAGATAGATGGACACAAGTGCGACCTTATCCCGTACCAAGATCCGTTAGTACTCAGTTTCAAACTCGTAAAAAGAACAATTTAGCACAGAAATTCACACCGTTTCATATTGTTCCCTGCAGTTGCATTTGTTCACCTGTCCCTTTGCATGTTTGTTGTGTGACCTGCAGACTTGTTTTTTACCCCAAGGCTGCCCTGGTCCCCCTGCACCTGCAGCATTACCCCCATCGTACTGCTGATCCGAAAACCACATTATTTGTGACCTGGAAATGATTCAATGCTCCTGGTCTCAGACATTTGAATTGGTCTTACTGCGTGTCAGGAGTTGTATTTATATAAACTGTACCATACCCTGGCCCTGTGTGTTGTTGGATTGGTGGCATCTAGCATCAAGTGTGGGGCCTTTGCCGTGGTTGGAATTGAGTACCGCCAAAGGGCCTCAAGCCCTCCAGTATCCTTGCACAGCATGGATTGCCAGGTTCTTGCTCCAGGTTCATCTGAAGAATGTTGTTACAAATTAGGCAAAAACAGCAAAGAAAATTGGCAGCAAAAGGGGAAAAAAGAGGAAGGGACCACAGGCTTCATGAGCATACTAAATCACATTTGTTAAGCAGGTTTTAGGGCTCTTTTTCAGCTTTAACCGAGACTGAGAACCACAGAAAGCTCATCAAGGACTGTAAGCAGAGATGATGCGTGTACAAAGGTTGCTGGGCTTGCGCCGATGGGTATACGTCTATGTCGTCGACCTCCCCAAATCAGATACGATAGGACAGTTTCTCCTTTCTCCATCAATGGTGGCAGCCGCATCAACAAGTAGTCGCATGATTTGGTGGGTTACCAAACCCGCCCCCTCGCCATtgattttttagataatggataaaaCAATATTCGGCCTCTACATCTATAGATGTACACAGCTCATTATTACAAAGTTTTGGAGGAAAAAGAGAGAGCTAATCTTATAGATCGACCCGGACACGAATTCAAATAGTATAAATGTTTCCATCCTTTACTGGATATCTCTAAAGCAATTAtttccaatttcttgctcatcgtAGAGAGCGCGTCCTTGGCTATCTTATCACGCTGCAGCTTGGGCCCAAGAGCGTAACCAGTACGCTCCTCTGAAAATTACCTGCATCATAGAGTTAGATCTCATTTGATTAAAAACAACATCATTACGGCATCTCCAAATAGCCCAAAACATGGCAGCCACCCCCACCCAAATCAAATTTCTAATCCTTTTATTTTGATTAGTTAGCCAATTACCAAACATGTGGCTGATTGATCTTGGTTGGGATCAGACTAGTAGTAAAAAAGATAATCCTCCATATCATTTTGGTAAGGGGACAGTCTAGGAACAAGTGTTGGATAGTTTCATTTCCCATTACAGCAGATGCACTTCTGACTCCCCTTTCCAATTTTTCCTAGCGAGATTGTCTTTGGTTAAGACGACACACCTTTGCAAGAACCAAAGAAAGATTTTAATTTTTAGAGGAATTTTTATCTTCTAGATCTTCCTATGATGAAAAGGTGTTTGTGTATCTATAAGATAGAGATACATAGAGCGGACAGAGAATAACCCAGATTTGGTTAAACTCCATCTGAAGTAATCTGAACCTTCCTACCAATTCGACATTTGAGATCCGTGCTACTAAACTAAGCCATTCTGCAAGTTTATTATCCACCAGAGCCCTTCTAAAAGAGATGTTTAGTGGGCTAGTAGTCATCACTTTTGAGACTGTTGCGTGAGGATCCCGCACTATATTATATAAGGATGGATATTTAAATTTCAGAGGCTTATCTCCTACCCATGTGTCGTCCCAAAATCCTAGTGTTGGTTCCATCTTTAACTATCGAATGAACCATTAGCCAGCACCTCATCTTTGATATGCATGAGTCCTCTCCAGAAATGAGAGTCATTGGGTTTGGCTGCCACCTGAGTTAGGCTCTTGGAGCTTAAGTATTTATTCCGTAAAAGAGATTGCCATATGCCTTCTGAGTTTAGCAGATTAACCAGCCATTTGGCTAGAAGGCATTTATTTTGCAATTGTAAATTTAGGATACCTAATCCTCCTTGGTCCTTAGGACGGCAAAGGATGTCCCATCTGGCAAGACGATATCTATGTTTATCTGAGTAGCCTTGCCAAAAGAACCTTGATCTATAATGATCCAGGTTTTTAATGACCCCCTTAGGGATCTCAAAGAAGGACATCATAAACATAGGTAGGCTGCTTAAGACTGAATTAAGCAGAACTAGTCTACCCCCATATGACAGGTATTTCGCTTTCCAACAAGAGAGTTTCTGTTCGAAACGATCTTCCACCTTTCTCCATTCAGAATTCAGGAGTTATCTATGGTGCATTGGGATCCCTAGATATCTGAAGGGATATTCCCCTGCATTGCATCCAAAGAGACTAGTATAAAAGGATTCCATCTCTTTAGCTGCACCTATAGCAGAAGACTTCGCTCTTGTGGAAGTTGATCTTCAGCCCAGATAGCTGTTCAAAAGCGCAAAGCAACAGTTTCAGATTATGTGCTTGTTCTGGGTCGTGATCAATAAAGATAATGGTGTCATTTGCATATTGTAATATGGACTAGACCATCGTCTATAAGGTGGGGGACGACACCTCTTATCTGACCATCGGCTTTTGCTCTGTTAATAAGTAGAGCTAGCATATCTGCAATGATGTTGAATAAGATTGGTGACATTGGATCTCCCTTGTCTGAGTCCACGTTTGGTCTGGAAATAGGGTCCTACATCATCATTGACCTTGATTCCCACACTTCCTCCGGTGACCATAGTTTCAACCCATCGACACCATTTGGGGGAGAAACCTTTCATTCGTAGCGTTTGTTGTAGGAAAGGCCACTTTCACTTTGTCCGTATGCCTTTTCAAAGTCAATCTTGAAAATGACACCGTCTCTCTTTTTGGTGTGAAGTTCATGGATGGTTTCGTGTAAGATAACGACCCCTTCCATTATGTTCCTACCTGTCATAAAGGCAGTCTGCGTTGGTCTCACCACAgttttagctaccatattaagccTATTTGTGCCCACTTTAGTGAATATTTTAAAACTCACGTAAGAACACAAATTAGGCCTGTATTACTGAATTTTTATGGCATTATTCACTTTTGGGATTAAGGTAATAATACCAAAATTAAGACTGTAGGAGATCAAGAGCCTCCCTATGCAGCTCAGCAAATAAGGGTAGAAGATCATCCTTGATCACTCCCCAAAACACCTGATAGAATTCCGCAGGAAAACCATCCGGCCCTAGAGCTTTATTACGCTCCATCTGGAAGACCGCCTCCCTCACTTCAGATTCAGTGAACGGGCTGATGAGGATGTGGTTTTCCTCCGGTGATACCTGTGGAATATCCTAGGTTTTGGTCTTCCCTaagggagatatcgaaattctTCGGCTGGCCAAAGAGTTCTTTATAATAAGTCAGTAATATGACTTTTGAGATGAATCATCACCGatcacaacaccttgatcattttCAAGTTTATAGATATGTTGCTTGCGATATTTCCCAGTTGGCAACTAGATGAAAGAACCGAGTGTTAGCATCCCCTTCCAAGAGGGTTTTAACTTTGGCTCTCTCATACCATTTTAGTTCCTCC from Miscanthus floridulus cultivar M001 chromosome 11, ASM1932011v1, whole genome shotgun sequence includes these protein-coding regions:
- the LOC136494101 gene encoding LOW QUALITY PROTEIN: formin-like protein 2 (The sequence of the model RefSeq protein was modified relative to this genomic sequence to represent the inferred CDS: inserted 4 bases in 2 codons; deleted 2 bases in 2 codons) translates to MMPATMSSLSRRRLLCLFLIACLAALLFSIAGSAGKTKGTDNGDSRFRVLRGLDTLGRRQKQRHGHGHGISPAPAPARARLPLLHKDARLPVPGEVAHNHKRGGNATTAPRQSPPRDGGGERGSKKKSMPLVVVAATAALSGAALVLLAVLVVFLTCRKFQGRRGGGGDQSGGTNKVSFEPGPGMFYLDAIKPYLDDAGRDGGGKAAPEMAGTKDEEXPGRDDEEGGGACSDDDGAESVHSCCFQSSHFSYSELAKGGQADGVSPSPSVRSKRRGSAPTTPSDKTKAVGXPYSPLGPRTPSSGERGRRAHSPSSTSVSVLTEQSLNDHELQGTAHSVRSLKFQSGGACHAIEAGAEADAASRKTAPPPTPPPATPPPPPPPVMVKQQQNVQMSCGGPAVPPPPPPPPPPLLIPQRQNAQRINGPILPPPQAPPPGLFRQTAPVGKNGAPLPKLKPLHWDKVRAAPNRRMVWDRIRSSSFELDEQMIESLFRYNAAARCSAKLEEGQSRSPSLGHHVLDPKRLQNITILMKAVNATADQIYAALLQGNGLSVQQLEALFKMAPTKEEVEKLESYDGDVGSLVAAERLLKVALTIPCAFARVEAMLYRETFADEVSHIRKSFAMLEDACRELMSSKLFLKLLEAVLKTGNRMNVGTTRGGAMAFKLDTLLKLADVKGTDGKTTLLHFVVQEMVRSQKPPPTRAAEGPDIVTGLAAELTNVRKTATVDLDVLTTSVSSLSNGLSRIKAVGTDQLAGDEKGQRFVAFMAPFVSQAEEVIRELEDGERRVLAHVRDITEYYHGDVGKEEASPLRIFVIVRDFLAMLERVSKEVRGARGCHGSNQTLP